The DNA window CACAGGCAATATGCTGGTAGACAACCCGGAAACCCTGGAACGTATTTTCAGCAATACCAAAATGCTGATTGCCGTTCATTGCGAGGACGAAGCCACCATCAGAGCGAATACGCAGCAATATATCGATAAATATGGCCAGGATATCCCGGTGAAGTTCCATCACCTGATCAGAAGTGAGGAGGCCTGCTACAAATCTTCTTCAAAAGCCATTGAACTGGCGGAGAAAACCGGGGCGAGGCTGCATGTCTTCCATTTGTCCACTGCGAAGGAAACTGCACTGTTCAGGAATGATATCCCTTTGAAAGATAAAAAGATCACGGCAGAAGTATGCGTGCATCACCTTACCTTTACCAACGAAGATTACGAAACCAAAGGAGCCCTGATCAAGTGGAACCCTGCGGTAAAAACACAGAAAGATAAAGACGGATTGTGGGAAGCCCTTCTGGATGACAGGATTGATGTAATTGCTACCGACCATGCACCCCATACCTGGGAAGAAAAGCAGAACGTATACACCAAATGTCCTTCCGGAGGACCCTTGGTGCAGCATGCTCTTCCTGTAATGCTTGAAAACTATAAAAACGGAAAGATTTCCCTTGAAAAGATTGTTGAAAAAATGTGCCATAATCCTGCCATCCTTTTCAGGATTTCCAAAAGAGGTTTCGTAAGGGAAGGCTACAAGGCCGATCTGGTGCTGGTTGATCTTAATGACCCGTGGACGGTTGCCAAGGAAAACCTCTTATACCATTGCGGATGGAGCCCTCTTGAAGGGATGGAGCTGCATTCAAAAATCACCCACACTTTTGTCAATGGACATCTGGCGTATGATGAGGGTAAAATCAATGAACAGAAATTCGGGGAGCGATTGCTTTTTGAGGTTCAGGAATAAAAAAAAGACTGCCACGGCAGTCTTTTTTGCTTTATTTTCAGCAGATTAGCATACAGCTCATAATCAGAAATTTTATAATAGGCTCTATTATAAGATATTTATCAACCAATTACAATGCTTTGGATTCCTTTTTCCAGAGCTGTATCCTGGAGTTGAGGAAGACTAAGGCCTTCTGCCCGGACAATAGTGATATCAGTGATGCCTATGAAGCCGAGCACGCTCTTTAAATAAGGAACAACAAAATCATATGACTGATAATCGCCTTCTGAAAAAATAGAGCCGCTGGTTACTGCGATATAAGCCT is part of the Chryseobacterium camelliae genome and encodes:
- a CDS encoding dihydroorotase, encoding MKTLIKNVQIVNEGKIFGSDVLIDNDTISKVDSEISDEADLVIDGSGKYLLPGVIDDQVHFREPGLTHKGNIESESRSAIAGGVTSFIDQPNTVPNAVTQELLADKYSIASESAYANYGFMMGGTNDNLEEVLKTDPSNVPGIKLFLGSSTGNMLVDNPETLERIFSNTKMLIAVHCEDEATIRANTQQYIDKYGQDIPVKFHHLIRSEEACYKSSSKAIELAEKTGARLHVFHLSTAKETALFRNDIPLKDKKITAEVCVHHLTFTNEDYETKGALIKWNPAVKTQKDKDGLWEALLDDRIDVIATDHAPHTWEEKQNVYTKCPSGGPLVQHALPVMLENYKNGKISLEKIVEKMCHNPAILFRISKRGFVREGYKADLVLVDLNDPWTVAKENLLYHCGWSPLEGMELHSKITHTFVNGHLAYDEGKINEQKFGERLLFEVQE